The Chitinophagales bacterium genome has a segment encoding these proteins:
- a CDS encoding S41 family peptidase, protein MNKAFYPLVFAGILAAGILLGYKIQGLNNKQADTVLFNSGNSKLDYILQLINAKYVDDVNIDSIYDGVITSVLENLDPHSVYLPPVESQQEAEIMEGNFDGIGIEFMILKDTVNVVNAIAGGPSEKLGISAGDKILKVDDSVFAGIGVTNEMVLKKLKGPKNTKVKVTMLKNSGKQITYTITRDKIPIYSVDAGIMLTKDIGYIKISRFAASTYTEFAQKLDALEAKGMKKLILDLRGNGGGYMDQATKIADEFLDGKKLIVYSQGKSIPKMEEFAGKIGNFEEQPLVVLIDENSASASEIVSGALQDWDRATIIGRRSFGKGLVQEEIPFKDGSALRLTIAKYYTPSGRSIQKPYNHNNIDYYSEVYQRYSPNGELFNKDSIKENKNLEYKTKIKGRTVYGGGGITPDIFVALDTSYYNPFISAIYSNNYLNEFANNYSISNKKTLLNTYKTATEYINKFTISDELYNSFVDYCIKNGMNKNKLLFKNTSKSFIAIRIKAVLGRYLFNDDVYYIVLSKTDKDIQAGIKALNSL, encoded by the coding sequence ATGAATAAAGCATTTTATCCTTTAGTATTTGCAGGTATTTTAGCAGCAGGTATTTTATTGGGTTATAAGATACAAGGTCTTAACAATAAACAAGCAGATACTGTACTTTTTAATAGTGGCAATTCTAAATTAGATTATATACTACAACTAATTAATGCCAAATATGTAGACGATGTAAATATCGATTCTATTTATGATGGTGTTATCACTTCTGTATTAGAAAATTTAGATCCGCACTCTGTGTATTTACCACCAGTAGAAAGTCAGCAAGAGGCAGAAATTATGGAAGGTAATTTTGATGGTATTGGTATTGAATTTATGATTTTGAAAGATACCGTTAATGTAGTGAATGCAATTGCTGGTGGTCCGTCTGAAAAATTAGGTATAAGTGCTGGAGATAAAATTTTAAAAGTAGACGATTCTGTTTTTGCAGGTATTGGTGTTACTAACGAAATGGTTTTAAAAAAATTAAAAGGACCTAAAAACACTAAAGTAAAAGTAACCATGCTAAAAAATAGTGGCAAACAAATTACCTATACTATTACTAGAGATAAAATTCCTATTTACTCTGTAGATGCAGGAATAATGCTTACTAAAGATATTGGTTATATTAAAATAAGTAGGTTTGCTGCTAGTACCTATACCGAATTTGCTCAAAAATTAGATGCACTTGAAGCTAAAGGCATGAAAAAACTCATTTTAGACTTACGAGGAAATGGTGGTGGATATATGGATCAAGCGACTAAAATTGCAGACGAATTTTTAGATGGCAAGAAATTAATTGTGTACTCGCAAGGAAAATCAATTCCAAAAATGGAAGAATTTGCAGGAAAGATTGGCAACTTTGAAGAACAACCATTGGTAGTTTTGATTGATGAAAATTCAGCTTCTGCTAGTGAAATTGTAAGTGGTGCATTGCAAGATTGGGACAGAGCTACTATTATTGGACGCCGTTCTTTTGGAAAAGGACTGGTACAAGAAGAAATTCCTTTTAAAGATGGTTCTGCTTTAAGATTAACTATTGCCAAATATTATACACCTTCTGGCAGAAGTATTCAAAAACCTTATAACCACAACAATATAGATTACTATAGCGAAGTTTATCAACGCTACTCTCCTAATGGTGAATTATTTAACAAAGACAGCATTAAAGAAAATAAAAATTTAGAATACAAAACAAAAATTAAAGGACGAACTGTTTATGGTGGTGGTGGTATTACACCAGATATTTTTGTTGCATTAGATACCAGTTACTACAATCCGTTTATAAGTGCAATTTACAGTAATAATTACCTAAATGAATTTGCAAATAACTATAGTATTAGTAATAAAAAAACACTGCTAAATACTTATAAAACGGCTACAGAATACATTAACAAATTTACTATTTCTGATGAGCTATACAATAGCTTTGTAGACTACTGTATAAAAAATGGAATGAATAAAAATAAACTCTTATTTAAGAACACATCAAAATCTTTTATAGCTATTCGCATAAAAGCTGTTTTAGGTAGATATTTATTTAATGATGATGTATATTATATTGTTCTATCAAAAACAGACAAAGACATACAAGCAGGAATTAAAGCACTTAATAGTCTTTAA
- the fsa gene encoding fructose-6-phosphate aldolase, which translates to MEFFVDTANLSQIKEANDLGILDGVTTNPSLMAKEGITGSDKVKQHYIDICNIVDGDVSAEVIATDFDGIIKEGEELVALHKNIVVKVPMIKDGIKAIKYFSDKGIKTNCTLVFSPGQAILAAKAGATYVSPFIGRLDDINYDGLDFIAQIRLIYDNYMYDTKILAASIRTPLHIIKCAEIGADVVTCPLNSINGLFHHPLTDKGLAQFLADHAKANQ; encoded by the coding sequence ATGGAATTTTTTGTAGACACAGCGAATTTAAGTCAGATTAAAGAAGCAAACGATTTAGGAATCTTAGATGGAGTTACTACAAATCCGTCTTTAATGGCAAAAGAAGGAATAACTGGTAGCGATAAAGTAAAACAACACTACATAGACATTTGCAATATTGTAGATGGTGATGTAAGTGCAGAAGTTATTGCTACAGACTTTGATGGTATTATTAAAGAAGGAGAGGAGTTGGTAGCACTTCACAAAAATATTGTAGTAAAAGTACCAATGATTAAAGATGGTATTAAAGCAATAAAATACTTTTCAGACAAAGGTATTAAAACAAATTGTACGCTAGTTTTTTCTCCAGGACAAGCCATTTTAGCTGCAAAAGCTGGAGCAACTTATGTAAGTCCGTTTATTGGCAGATTAGATGATATTAATTATGATGGATTAGATTTTATTGCACAAATAAGACTAATATATGATAATTATATGTATGATACTAAAATACTAGCAGCTTCTATAAGAACGCCATTACACATTATTAAGTGTGCAGAAATTGGAGCAGATGTAGTTACATGTCCGTTAAACTCAATTAATGGTTTATTTCATCATCCATTAACCGATAAAGGTTTGGCTCAGTTTTTGGCAGACCATGCTAAAGCAAATCAATAA
- a CDS encoding ribonuclease: MILGFVFGFLIFKLTSPKVDKNNNSVVVEDNTNTSDNQSSSIEYNADVPDYVITTLQYVEANHKAPDGYVGGRVFNNYEKLLPQRHADGSKTAYQEWDVHKKVNGQNRGAERLVTESEGSAYYTKDHYKSFIQIK, from the coding sequence ATCATATTAGGTTTTGTATTCGGATTTCTCATCTTTAAGTTGACTAGTCCAAAAGTAGATAAAAATAATAACTCAGTTGTTGTAGAAGATAATACGAATACAAGTGATAATCAATCATCTTCTATTGAATATAATGCAGATGTTCCAGATTATGTGATAACAACACTACAGTATGTAGAAGCCAATCATAAAGCACCAGATGGATATGTTGGTGGAAGAGTTTTTAATAACTATGAAAAGCTGTTGCCACAACGACATGCAGATGGAAGTAAAACGGCTTATCAAGAATGGGATGTTCATAAAAAAGTAAATGGACAAAACAGAGGTGCTGAACGATTGGTTACAGAATCAGAAGGCAGTGCTTATTATACTAAAGATCATTATAAATCTTTTATTCAAATAAAATAA
- a CDS encoding barstar family protein, with protein sequence MHIFSDYLIVEDTYLAFVDGTKSTTRDKFFQQIAAAMQFPDYFSHNLDSLDEIMSDLSWIEQEKINILIFGYDQLLINDNSALEAVHNIFAHVIANSDSFEKDITIYTQSVEDEA encoded by the coding sequence ATGCATATTTTTTCAGATTACTTGATTGTAGAAGACACTTATTTGGCATTTGTAGATGGAACAAAATCTACTACTAGAGATAAATTTTTTCAGCAAATTGCTGCTGCTATGCAATTTCCAGATTACTTTTCACATAACTTAGATTCTTTAGATGAGATTATGTCAGATTTATCTTGGATAGAACAAGAAAAAATAAATATTTTGATATTTGGATATGACCAATTGTTGATTAACGATAATTCTGCATTAGAAGCAGTGCATAATATTTTTGCACATGTAATAGCCAATTCAGATTCTTTTGAAAAAGACATTACTATTTACACACAATCTGTAGAAGATGAAGCGTAA
- a CDS encoding amidinotransferase yields MDERFTNHLMMIRPANFSYNIETAQNNYFQNNISNNNNNNIQEEALIEFDRMTSLLLKNNISITIINDTITPIKPDAIFPNNWISTHSNRTIFLYPMYSKNRSVERRQDIIDLLREKFNYNEVFDISDYEKRKQFLESTGSIIFDRKNKIAYAALSPRTDKDLFIEHCQQLNYTPIYFHSYDVHQQLIYHTNVMFALGNNFAIVCLESITDKKERALVIQSLEKTNYEIIDISLEQVYHFVGNMLQVININGDYILLMSSQARNALTISQVEKIKQYTQLLDFDIEIIETIGGGSVRCMCCELFY; encoded by the coding sequence ATGGACGAACGATTTACCAATCATTTAATGATGATTAGACCTGCGAACTTTAGTTATAATATAGAAACTGCACAAAATAATTATTTTCAAAATAATATTTCAAATAATAATAATAATAATATACAAGAAGAAGCACTTATTGAGTTTGATAGAATGACTTCATTATTATTAAAAAATAATATATCGATTACCATAATTAATGATACAATAACACCTATAAAACCTGATGCCATTTTTCCTAATAATTGGATTAGTACACATAGCAATCGAACTATTTTTCTATATCCTATGTATAGTAAAAATAGAAGTGTAGAACGCAGACAAGATATCATTGATTTACTTCGAGAGAAATTTAATTATAATGAAGTCTTTGATATTAGTGATTACGAAAAAAGAAAGCAGTTTTTGGAAAGTACTGGCAGTATTATCTTCGATAGAAAAAACAAAATTGCATACGCAGCTCTTTCTCCTAGAACAGATAAAGATTTATTTATAGAACACTGTCAACAATTAAATTATACACCAATCTATTTTCATAGTTATGATGTTCATCAACAATTAATATATCATACTAATGTAATGTTTGCACTTGGTAATAATTTCGCTATTGTTTGTTTAGAAAGTATTACTGATAAAAAAGAACGAGCATTGGTCATTCAATCATTAGAAAAAACTAATTATGAGATTATTGATATTTCACTAGAGCAAGTATATCATTTTGTAGGCAATATGTTACAAGTAATTAATATTAATGGTGATTATATTTTATTGATGTCATCTCAAGCTAGAAATGCACTGACTATTTCGCAAGTAGAAAAAATCAAACAATATACTCAACTACTAGATTTTGATATTGAAATAATAGAAACTATTGGTGGTGGAAGTGTACGATGTATGTGTTGCGAACTGTTTTATTAA
- the rraA gene encoding ribonuclease E activity regulator RraA, with product MSFSTADLYDQHLDHVKVALPMFQSYGNKTQFSGQIVTIKCHEDNTLVGDTLRNENGKGKVLVVDGGGSLRCALVGDLIAAAAIKNEWEGIIVYGCIRDSVAINAMEIGIRALNTNPQKTVKRKTGLLNEVINFANVDFVPNQYIYVDEDGILLSTTALL from the coding sequence ATGAGTTTTTCAACAGCAGATTTATACGACCAACATTTAGACCATGTAAAGGTTGCTTTACCAATGTTTCAATCGTACGGAAATAAAACACAGTTCAGCGGACAAATAGTTACAATAAAATGTCATGAAGACAATACGCTAGTAGGAGATACCTTGCGAAATGAAAATGGCAAAGGCAAAGTGCTAGTAGTAGATGGTGGTGGTTCTTTGCGTTGTGCTTTGGTTGGCGATTTAATAGCTGCTGCTGCTATAAAAAATGAGTGGGAAGGCATCATAGTATATGGTTGTATTAGAGATAGTGTAGCTATAAATGCTATGGAAATTGGAATTAGAGCATTAAATACCAATCCGCAGAAAACCGTAAAACGAAAAACTGGTTTGCTAAATGAAGTCATTAATTTTGCTAATGTTGATTTCGTACCTAATCAATATATTTATGTAGATGAAGATGGAATATTACTTAGTACAACTGCTTTGTTGTAG
- the proC gene encoding pyrroline-5-carboxylate reductase — protein MNVLIVGGGNMGKSFAESFLNAKILHYKQLTIIEKDQNQIFDLNRLKLGQVSNDFGDFIEEKDLIILAIKPQDAYSIYPQLKEYIKPKHIILSIMAGVSISEIKQELGTDRIIRCMPNLACQIGLGATGFMVDDSIPPKEIEFIRKLLETTGVSIQIYDEDRMNSVTAISGSGPAYVFYFMDAMIQKAIDLGFSYTEASKLVEQTFLGAVELYKVHNLSCKEWISRVSSKGGTTEAAFKIFNDTNLYDNIQNGVEAAYKKSNELSKAKAATK, from the coding sequence ATGAATGTACTTATAGTAGGTGGTGGAAATATGGGAAAATCGTTTGCTGAAAGTTTTTTAAATGCAAAGATTTTACACTACAAGCAACTCACAATTATAGAAAAAGACCAAAATCAAATTTTTGATTTGAATAGATTGAAACTAGGACAAGTCTCTAATGATTTTGGTGATTTTATTGAAGAAAAAGACTTAATCATCTTAGCAATTAAACCACAAGATGCTTATTCTATTTATCCTCAGTTAAAAGAATATATAAAACCTAAGCATATTATTTTATCTATAATGGCTGGTGTATCTATATCCGAAATCAAACAAGAATTAGGTACAGACAGAATCATTCGTTGTATGCCAAACTTAGCTTGTCAAATTGGTTTAGGTGCAACTGGTTTTATGGTTGATGATAGTATTCCACCAAAAGAAATAGAATTTATCAGAAAACTATTAGAAACAACTGGAGTTTCTATTCAAATTTATGATGAAGACAGAATGAATAGCGTTACTGCAATTTCTGGAAGTGGACCTGCTTATGTTTTCTATTTTATGGATGCGATGATACAAAAAGCAATTGACTTAGGTTTTTCTTATACAGAAGCATCTAAACTAGTAGAACAAACATTTTTAGGTGCTGTGGAATTGTATAAAGTACACAACCTATCTTGTAAAGAATGGATTTCTAGAGTATCATCTAAAGGCGGAACTACAGAAGCTGCTTTTAAAATATTCAACGATACCAACCTTTATGATAATATTCAAAATGGAGTAGAAGCAGCTTATAAAAAGTCAAATGAATTAAGCAAAGCCAAAGCTGCTACAAAATAA
- the aroB gene encoding 3-dehydroquinate synthase, producing the protein MKTITLQDYTIVFDQSTNSLSNFLNENKYSQYIVLVDDITNQYCLPLLKQVIKNPIIIEIPSGEAYKNLDTCQSIWHQLIHHQIDRNALFINLGGGVIGDMGGFAASCYKRGIDFIQIPTTILSQVDSSIGGKLGVDFQYGKNLIGLFKNPKLVYINIQFLKSLPKKQLINGFAEVFKHALIYDASEWNKLKELDILNDDIEETLYKSLLVKRAIVTEDPFEKTVRKTLNFGHTIGHAIEACSVDEDDNPLLHGEAIAIGMLCEAYIANQYFNLKEKDLLEIQQVLLKYYPKVNISKYKINDIMDYMKMDKKNTATEIKAALISEIGTCNYNDTINQQMIEKSLAWYKSL; encoded by the coding sequence ATGAAAACAATAACACTACAAGATTATACCATAGTATTTGACCAAAGTACTAACAGCTTAAGTAATTTCTTAAATGAAAATAAATACAGTCAGTATATTGTTTTAGTTGATGATATTACCAACCAATACTGCTTACCATTATTAAAACAAGTTATAAAAAATCCAATTATAATTGAAATACCAAGTGGTGAAGCATATAAAAACTTAGATACTTGTCAGAGTATTTGGCATCAATTAATACATCATCAAATAGATAGAAATGCATTGTTTATTAATCTTGGTGGTGGTGTTATTGGCGATATGGGCGGATTTGCTGCATCGTGCTACAAAAGAGGTATTGATTTTATACAAATTCCTACTACTATTTTATCACAAGTCGATTCATCTATTGGTGGTAAATTAGGTGTCGATTTTCAGTACGGAAAAAATTTAATTGGACTATTCAAAAATCCGAAACTAGTCTATATCAATATACAATTTTTAAAATCATTACCTAAAAAACAGCTCATTAATGGTTTTGCAGAAGTGTTTAAACATGCTTTAATTTACGATGCATCAGAGTGGAATAAATTAAAAGAATTAGATATTTTAAATGATGATATAGAAGAAACACTATACAAATCGTTATTGGTAAAAAGAGCTATTGTTACCGAAGATCCATTTGAAAAAACAGTAAGAAAAACATTGAATTTCGGACATACTATTGGTCATGCAATAGAAGCATGTTCTGTAGATGAAGACGATAATCCATTGCTACATGGCGAAGCAATTGCAATAGGTATGTTGTGCGAAGCATATATTGCCAATCAGTATTTTAATTTAAAAGAAAAAGACTTATTAGAAATACAGCAAGTCTTGTTAAAATATTATCCAAAAGTAAATATTTCGAAGTATAAGATTAATGATATTATGGATTATATGAAAATGGATAAAAAAAATACAGCTACCGAAATAAAAGCTGCTTTAATTTCAGAAATAGGTACATGTAACTACAACGATACTATCAATCAACAAATGATAGAAAAAAGCTTAGCATGGTATAAAAGTTTATAG
- a CDS encoding M13 family metallopeptidase: MKTKYFILLPIILFTISCKQKKQVVQQPDVVAAHIDTTVNPADDFFAFANGKWIAENPIPAAYSSWSIWNLVEDEVQEQLKTISEDAAKNKHTAGSNEQKIGDFYISAMDTNAIEKIKLQPLQKEINKIKNIKNTTDLINTIIDLQNIGVGVAFNLGVYADMMNSNKNILYIWQGGLSLPNRDYYFNTDKRTLDIVSDFKTKHLPTMLSNDTMIKDTKASSLKIYQLEKILASNSKKLEELRDPYANYNPMTVDELNQLTPNINWTNIFKQLNINPDTIIVEQPQFFKALNNQITKTDLNTWKEYLYFNLLSTYAPYLNKSVKNEDFRFYSTVIRGKQEQLPRWKQAIDWEESVMGEILGQLYVRDNFSPELKQKYEDLCDKVFDAFANRIKNLDWMSDSTKQKALYKLSKVNKKVGYPDKWKNFSELKITKHSLVENIINSNIFWTNDNLSDLNKPVDKTKWEMTPQTYNAYYSSSNNEIVLPAAIFKFPGYKDDEIDDAVIYGYIAASTIGHEITHGFDDEGRQFDADGNLTEWWTENDANLFNQKAKVAVEQFNNYTVLDNIHLNGEATLGENIADLGGIVIGLDAFKKTKQYKEGKEIAGYTPLQRYFLGYAYGWMGHIKDEDLANRVYTDVHSPAKFRVNGPFSNVPEFYEAFNVQPNNKMYRPENLRVKIW, encoded by the coding sequence ATGAAGACAAAATACTTTATATTATTACCTATTATTTTATTTACTATTTCATGTAAACAAAAAAAACAAGTGGTTCAACAACCAGATGTAGTTGCAGCACACATAGATACTACCGTTAATCCAGCAGACGATTTTTTTGCTTTTGCCAACGGAAAATGGATAGCAGAAAATCCAATTCCAGCAGCGTATTCTAGTTGGTCTATTTGGAATTTAGTAGAAGACGAAGTACAAGAACAACTAAAAACAATTAGTGAAGACGCAGCCAAAAACAAACATACTGCTGGTAGTAATGAGCAGAAAATTGGCGATTTCTATATTTCTGCAATGGACACCAATGCTATTGAAAAAATAAAGTTACAACCATTACAAAAAGAAATTAATAAAATTAAAAATATTAAAAATACTACTGATTTAATCAATACCATTATCGATTTACAAAATATTGGTGTTGGTGTTGCTTTTAATCTTGGTGTTTATGCTGATATGATGAACAGCAATAAAAATATTTTATATATTTGGCAAGGTGGTTTAAGTTTGCCTAATAGAGATTATTATTTCAATACAGATAAAAGAACGCTAGACATTGTAAGTGATTTTAAAACTAAACATTTGCCTACAATGCTTAGTAATGATACTATGATTAAAGACACTAAAGCTAGTAGTCTAAAAATTTATCAGTTGGAAAAAATATTAGCTAGCAATTCTAAAAAATTAGAAGAGTTGCGAGATCCTTATGCCAATTATAATCCTATGACTGTTGATGAATTAAATCAACTAACACCAAACATAAATTGGACAAATATATTTAAACAACTCAATATTAATCCAGATACGATTATAGTAGAACAACCTCAATTTTTCAAAGCACTTAATAATCAAATCACTAAAACAGATTTAAATACTTGGAAAGAATATTTATATTTTAATTTATTAAGTACCTATGCACCTTATTTGAATAAATCTGTTAAAAATGAAGATTTTAGATTTTACAGTACTGTAATTAGAGGAAAACAAGAACAATTGCCACGATGGAAACAAGCTATTGATTGGGAAGAAAGTGTAATGGGCGAAATATTAGGTCAACTGTATGTAAGAGATAATTTTTCTCCAGAGTTAAAACAAAAATACGAAGACTTGTGCGACAAAGTTTTTGATGCTTTTGCCAATAGAATCAAAAATCTAGATTGGATGTCCGACTCTACTAAACAAAAAGCATTGTATAAGCTTAGTAAAGTCAACAAAAAAGTAGGTTATCCAGATAAATGGAAAAACTTCTCTGAATTAAAAATTACCAAACACTCACTAGTAGAAAACATTATTAATTCAAATATATTTTGGACAAATGATAATTTAAGTGACTTAAACAAACCAGTAGATAAAACCAAATGGGAAATGACACCACAAACATATAATGCATATTATAGTTCTTCTAATAATGAAATTGTTTTGCCTGCTGCAATTTTTAAGTTTCCTGGATATAAAGATGATGAAATTGACGATGCAGTCATCTATGGTTATATTGCTGCATCTACGATTGGTCATGAAATTACACATGGATTTGATGATGAAGGCAGACAATTTGATGCTGATGGTAATTTAACCGAATGGTGGACAGAAAATGATGCTAATTTATTCAATCAGAAAGCAAAGGTAGCTGTTGAACAATTTAATAATTATACGGTATTAGATAATATTCATTTAAATGGCGAAGCAACACTTGGCGAAAATATTGCAGATTTAGGTGGTATTGTAATTGGTTTAGATGCTTTTAAGAAAACAAAACAATATAAAGAAGGTAAAGAAATAGCAGGTTATACACCATTGCAAAGATATTTTTTAGGTTATGCTTACGGTTGGATGGGACATATTAAAGATGAAGATTTAGCGAATAGAGTGTATACTGATGTCCACTCTCCTGCTAAGTTTAGAGTAAACGGTCCTTTTTCAAATGTGCCAGAATTTTACGAAGCATTTAATGTACAACCAAATAATAAAATGTACCGACCAGAAAATTTAAGAGTTAAAATTTGGTAA
- the prmC gene encoding peptide chain release factor N(5)-glutamine methyltransferase, with product MINILAEEFSERESEQLFKYIIEDYFQQNYNLIKQIILNDDQIEDLSYIIQKVCNHYPMQYIFNRADFYGLKFYVDESVLIPRAETEELVHLILKENNDDAKHIIDIGTGSGCIPITLKKHRLNWTVDAIDISTAALTIAEKNASHLETNIDFIHDDILNIKNNYNKYDIIISNPPYIPNKEKTVMSASTIMHEPKLALFVDDDNPLIFYEAIAQFAQHHLNENGIVYVEINEFHANNTIQVFKHQNFKKAEIINDLANKPRIIKAIK from the coding sequence ATGATAAATATTCTAGCTGAAGAATTTAGTGAACGAGAATCAGAACAGTTATTTAAATATATTATAGAAGATTATTTTCAACAAAATTATAATTTAATTAAACAAATTATTTTAAATGATGACCAGATTGAAGATTTAAGTTATATTATTCAAAAAGTGTGTAATCATTATCCAATGCAGTATATTTTTAATCGTGCAGATTTTTACGGACTTAAATTTTATGTTGATGAAAGTGTTTTAATTCCTAGAGCAGAAACTGAAGAATTAGTACATCTTATATTAAAAGAAAATAATGATGATGCTAAACACATTATAGACATTGGAACTGGAAGTGGTTGTATTCCTATTACATTAAAAAAACATCGACTCAATTGGACTGTTGATGCTATTGATATTAGTACAGCAGCATTGACTATTGCAGAAAAAAACGCTAGTCACCTTGAAACCAATATTGATTTTATACATGATGATATTTTAAACATCAAAAATAATTATAATAAATATGATATAATTATATCTAATCCACCTTATATTCCAAATAAAGAAAAGACTGTAATGAGTGCTTCTACAATTATGCATGAACCAAAACTAGCTTTGTTTGTAGATGATGATAATCCACTCATTTTTTACGAAGCCATTGCTCAATTTGCACAACATCATCTCAACGAAAATGGAATAGTGTATGTAGAAATTAATGAGTTTCATGCAAACAATACCATTCAAGTATTTAAGCATCAAAACTTTAAAAAAGCTGAAATTATTAATGATTTAGCCAACAAACCAAGAATTATAAAAGCAATTAAATAA
- the ribD gene encoding bifunctional diaminohydroxyphosphoribosylaminopyrimidine deaminase/5-amino-6-(5-phosphoribosylamino)uracil reductase RibD translates to MENLTQHILYMQRCLTLAKINQSFATPNPSVGAVLVYNYQIIGEGFTSAFGGNHAEVNCINSVSEANKHLIKNATLYVSLEPCSHHGKTPPCVDLIVAHQIPKVVIATRDTHSLVNGKGIAHLQKNGVEVIEGILENEAKQQMQHFFYAHQHKMPFVALKWAESKDGFIAKHNERTKITNDATKFWTHQLRTKFQGILIGNNTLNIDNPKLTVRFAYGKSPLRLLMTNDIELNKNKYFFSDDNYRVITENDLDENIYSIKVNNIYDIYEVLKRLYQHDIISVLIEGGSAILNAFIKADAWNEIYVLQNEKQLNNGIAAPKINLQNAVVSNINQDKLYKITK, encoded by the coding sequence TTGGAGAATTTAACACAACATATCTTATATATGCAACGATGTTTGACTTTAGCAAAAATCAATCAGAGTTTTGCTACACCAAATCCATCGGTTGGTGCTGTGTTGGTTTATAATTATCAAATAATTGGCGAAGGATTTACTAGTGCTTTTGGCGGAAATCATGCAGAAGTAAATTGTATTAATAGTGTTAGTGAAGCCAATAAACATCTAATTAAAAATGCTACGCTGTATGTGAGTTTAGAACCTTGCTCGCATCATGGAAAAACGCCACCATGTGTAGATTTGATAGTCGCTCATCAAATTCCAAAAGTGGTTATTGCTACGAGAGATACACATAGTTTGGTGAACGGAAAAGGCATTGCTCACTTACAAAAAAATGGTGTTGAAGTGATTGAAGGTATCTTAGAAAATGAAGCGAAACAACAAATGCAACATTTCTTTTATGCTCATCAACATAAAATGCCTTTTGTAGCTTTAAAATGGGCAGAAAGTAAAGATGGTTTTATTGCTAAACACAATGAACGCACTAAAATTACTAATGATGCTACTAAGTTTTGGACACATCAATTGCGAACAAAATTTCAAGGAATATTAATAGGAAACAATACCTTAAATATTGATAATCCAAAGCTAACAGTACGATTTGCTTATGGAAAATCACCATTGCGATTATTGATGACTAATGATATTGAATTAAATAAAAATAAATACTTTTTTAGTGATGATAATTATCGAGTAATTACAGAAAATGACTTAGACGAAAATATTTATTCAATAAAAGTAAATAATATATATGATATTTATGAAGTATTAAAAAGACTATATCAACATGATATTATTAGTGTTTTGATAGAAGGCGGAAGTGCTATTTTAAATGCATTTATTAAAGCAGATGCTTGGAATGAGATATATGTACTTCAAAATGAAAAACAATTAAACAATGGAATTGCAGCACCAAAAATAAATTTACAAAACGCTGTTGTAAGTAATATTAATCAAGATAAATTATATAAAATTACTAAATGA